One Euphorbia lathyris chromosome 1, ddEupLath1.1, whole genome shotgun sequence DNA segment encodes these proteins:
- the LOC136234197 gene encoding uncharacterized protein, with protein MNSILIDKFKVTAFDDGNGFGSPDDVGVQGFWNLYQNIFSLVNKLGIKPIALLNRETRDSESVSGGILDTSATCESIDVLNCRTSASSLPESPNKQRISKLQETFSVLEEEDACPICLAGNVIWQWLQLLALPKMKSLLAVSVESLPT; from the exons ATGAATTCAATACTAATCGACAAATTCAAGGTAACTGCCTTTGATGATGGCAATGGTTTTGGTTCTCCAGATGATGTTGGTGTCCAAG gtTTTTGGAATCTATATCAGAATATATTTAGCCTGGTCAATAAATTGGGGATTAAACCAATCGCTTTATTAAACCGAGAGACTAGAG ATTCGGAATCTGTTAGTGGTGGAATCCTTGATACTTCAGCAACATGCGAGTCTATTGACGTTCTAAACTGCAGAACTTCAGCAAGTTCATTGCCAGAGTCTCCAAATAAGCAGAGGATATCAAAACTACAAGAAACATTTTCAGTACTCGAAGAAGAGGATGCTTGTCCCATTTGTCTCGCAG GAAATGTTATTTGGCAATGGCTTCAATTACTAGCACTTCCCAAGATGAAAAGTTTATTAGCAGTTTCTGTGGAAAGCTTGCCAACTTAG